From a region of the Neobacillus niacini genome:
- a CDS encoding DUF1002 domain-containing protein, which translates to MKRKILAMLLIITMLISIPSISFADAVEGDVIVSLGENLTEQQEKDMLAELEVPENAQMITVSNKEEHDYLGEFIPKSQIGSRAISSVSITMGAKDSGLEVQTNNITWVTDEMYINALTTAGVKDAAIQISAPFEVSGTAALTGIMKAYEATTNKEIPEEIKKVANEEMVKTAQLGDSIGADNAASLMGKVKDEIAKNEPKTEADLRVLIEQVAAELGITLTDAELDMLVDFFNQLKAMDIDWNQVKEQLSVTAEKVSTFLQSEEGQSFLQKLQDFLNRSLDTIRELTA; encoded by the coding sequence ATGAAACGAAAAATACTTGCAATGTTGCTTATAATAACAATGCTTATCTCTATTCCTTCTATCAGCTTTGCTGATGCAGTAGAAGGAGATGTTATTGTTTCATTAGGAGAAAACCTAACGGAACAGCAAGAAAAAGATATGTTAGCAGAGTTAGAGGTACCGGAAAACGCACAAATGATTACGGTGTCCAATAAAGAAGAGCATGATTATTTAGGGGAGTTTATTCCTAAGTCACAAATTGGTTCCCGTGCGATTTCATCAGTGAGTATTACTATGGGAGCTAAAGATTCCGGATTAGAGGTTCAGACAAACAATATTACATGGGTTACGGATGAAATGTATATCAATGCCTTGACTACAGCCGGTGTAAAGGATGCAGCCATACAGATTTCTGCTCCGTTTGAAGTATCAGGTACCGCAGCTTTGACAGGCATTATGAAAGCTTATGAGGCAACAACGAATAAAGAAATTCCGGAAGAAATCAAAAAAGTGGCGAATGAAGAAATGGTGAAAACCGCACAGCTTGGTGACTCGATTGGAGCGGACAATGCTGCTTCTCTCATGGGAAAAGTCAAGGATGAAATCGCCAAGAATGAACCGAAAACAGAAGCTGACTTGCGTGTGTTAATTGAACAAGTGGCCGCAGAGCTGGGGATTACATTAACAGATGCAGAGTTAGATATGTTAGTAGACTTCTTCAACCAACTGAAGGCGATGGATATTGATTGGAATCAAGTAAAAGAACAGTTAAGTGTGACCGCAGAAAAAGTCTCGACATTTTTGCAATCGGAAGAGGGGCAGTCATTCCTACAGAAGTTGCAAGATTTCTTAAATCGCTCGCTTGATACGATTCGTGAACTCACCGCTTAA
- a CDS encoding S8 family peptidase, with the protein MKQRLHLIPYQVNAVVEVVSEVPKGIELISAPNIWEKSKGKGITVAILDTGCDVTHPDLSERIIGGRNFTDDDNGNPDVYTDYNGHGTHVAGTIAATQNNNGVIGVAPEASLLILKVLDKNGSGQYDWIINGINYAVEQKVDIISMSLGGSEDVPELHHAIQNAVDNQILVVCAAGNEGDGQDSSDEFSFPGSYNEVISVGAINLERHSSEFSNSNNEVDLVAPGEEILSTYLNGSYAKLTGTSMATPHISGALALIKDIANKNFERNLTEPELYAQLIKRTVPLGNSPKLEGNGLLFLTVDDYLSDVLNDTLLGQVLKI; encoded by the coding sequence ATGAAGCAAAGATTACATTTAATTCCGTATCAAGTGAATGCAGTGGTCGAAGTGGTGTCTGAGGTGCCAAAAGGTATTGAGCTAATTTCTGCTCCAAATATTTGGGAGAAATCGAAGGGTAAGGGAATCACGGTTGCGATATTGGACACAGGCTGCGATGTTACCCATCCTGATTTAAGTGAGCGGATTATCGGCGGACGGAATTTCACGGATGATGATAATGGAAATCCTGATGTATACACTGACTATAATGGTCACGGAACTCATGTGGCTGGCACGATAGCTGCCACCCAAAACAATAACGGAGTAATTGGTGTTGCACCAGAAGCAAGTTTATTGATTTTAAAGGTGCTTGATAAAAATGGATCAGGACAATACGACTGGATTATAAATGGAATTAACTATGCAGTTGAACAAAAGGTGGATATCATCTCCATGAGCCTCGGCGGTTCTGAGGATGTACCTGAGTTGCATCACGCGATTCAAAACGCCGTTGATAATCAAATTCTGGTCGTTTGTGCTGCTGGTAATGAAGGAGATGGGCAGGATTCTTCAGATGAATTTTCCTTTCCTGGCAGCTATAATGAAGTCATCAGTGTCGGAGCGATTAATCTAGAGCGCCATTCTTCTGAATTTTCAAATTCGAATAATGAAGTCGACTTAGTAGCTCCGGGCGAGGAAATCCTTTCAACGTATTTAAACGGATCTTATGCAAAACTAACTGGTACTTCGATGGCAACACCGCATATATCCGGTGCACTTGCGCTCATAAAAGATATCGCCAACAAAAACTTTGAACGAAATCTGACAGAGCCTGAGCTATATGCACAATTAATAAAGAGAACGGTTCCTCTAGGAAACTCGCCAAAACTCGAAGGCAACGGATTGCTGTTCTTAACTGTAGATGACTACTTATCGGATGTGCTCAACGATACATTATTAGGCCAAGTGCTAAAAATATAA
- a CDS encoding carbon starvation CstA family protein has product MKALKSIVIWGLIAALGAAGFAVMALNSGESINAIWLLTAAICVYAISYRFYSRFIANKVFQLDDKRKTPAEIHNDGKDYVPTNKWVLFGHHFAAIAGAGPLVGPILAAQMGYLPGTLWIVVGVVLAGAVQDFIILFGSMRRNGKSLGEMIKDEMGRVTGLISMIGILGIMVILLAVLALVVVKALVGSPWGMFTIAATIPIAIFMGIYMRYIRPGRVGEASLIGIVLLLLSLIFGQTVAENPTLAAMFTFKGETIAIMMIIYGFVASVLPVWLLLAPRDYLSTFLKVGTIFGLAIGIIIVAPNLEMPGVTKFIDGTGPVFAGNLFPFLFITIACGSVSGFHALVSSGTTPKMIERESHARPIGYGAMLTESFVAVMAMIAACVLTPGIYFAINSPPALIGTDVVQAATTVSSWGFTITPDDLKTLATDVGEQTILSRTGGAPTLAIGMAVIFSNVIGGKALMAFWYHFAILFEALFILTTIDAGTRVGRFMIQDIIGTAYKPFARTDALIPNIIATALCVLFWGYFLYQGVIDPLGGINTLWPLFGIANQMLAAIALLLGTTILYKMGKKAYVWVTLLPTTWLLIVTLTAGWQKLFHENPKISFLAHAKIFKEAYNNGKVLAPATSPAQMQQVLINDYVDATLCAIFMAVVIVVLISAIKIWFKIIKNHKLPLHETPPVPRDGGDLKNYA; this is encoded by the coding sequence TTGAAAGCGCTTAAATCAATTGTTATCTGGGGATTAATTGCAGCCCTTGGAGCAGCAGGTTTTGCAGTAATGGCCTTAAATAGCGGCGAGAGCATTAATGCAATTTGGCTTTTAACAGCAGCTATTTGTGTTTATGCAATCTCCTACCGTTTTTACAGCAGGTTTATTGCGAATAAGGTGTTCCAGCTTGATGACAAACGTAAAACACCTGCAGAAATACATAACGACGGCAAAGACTATGTTCCGACAAATAAATGGGTGCTATTTGGACATCACTTTGCTGCCATTGCCGGTGCTGGACCATTAGTGGGTCCAATTCTTGCAGCGCAAATGGGCTATTTACCTGGAACACTGTGGATTGTTGTCGGAGTTGTTTTAGCTGGGGCTGTTCAGGATTTTATTATTCTTTTTGGCTCTATGCGCCGAAATGGTAAGTCACTCGGTGAAATGATTAAGGACGAAATGGGACGTGTTACAGGTCTTATTTCAATGATTGGTATTTTAGGAATTATGGTTATTTTATTAGCTGTTTTAGCATTGGTAGTTGTAAAAGCATTAGTAGGAAGTCCGTGGGGAATGTTTACAATCGCGGCTACCATTCCAATTGCGATATTTATGGGAATTTACATGCGTTATATTCGTCCAGGGCGTGTTGGAGAAGCTTCCCTCATAGGAATTGTATTATTACTTCTTTCACTAATCTTCGGACAAACAGTTGCGGAAAATCCAACGTTAGCAGCGATGTTTACCTTTAAAGGTGAAACGATAGCTATCATGATGATTATTTATGGCTTTGTTGCATCTGTCTTACCTGTTTGGCTTCTTCTTGCACCACGTGATTATTTGAGTACGTTTTTAAAGGTAGGGACTATCTTTGGACTAGCAATAGGAATCATTATTGTTGCACCGAATCTTGAAATGCCTGGTGTTACAAAATTCATTGATGGTACAGGCCCAGTCTTTGCAGGAAATCTCTTCCCATTCTTATTTATTACAATTGCCTGTGGATCTGTTTCGGGGTTCCATGCTTTGGTTTCCTCGGGTACAACACCTAAAATGATTGAACGTGAGTCACACGCCCGTCCAATCGGTTACGGAGCAATGCTTACAGAATCTTTTGTTGCTGTCATGGCAATGATTGCTGCCTGTGTATTGACACCTGGTATTTATTTTGCCATTAACAGTCCACCTGCCTTAATAGGTACGGATGTTGTCCAAGCTGCCACTACCGTTTCCAGCTGGGGTTTTACTATAACTCCTGATGATTTAAAAACACTCGCAACCGACGTTGGGGAGCAAACGATTCTTTCAAGAACTGGCGGTGCACCGACGCTTGCAATTGGTATGGCTGTCATATTTTCAAATGTAATTGGCGGAAAGGCGCTAATGGCATTTTGGTACCATTTCGCAATCCTATTTGAGGCACTGTTCATTTTAACTACGATTGATGCAGGAACACGTGTGGGACGATTTATGATTCAAGATATTATCGGTACTGCTTATAAGCCGTTTGCTAGAACGGATGCTTTAATTCCAAATATTATTGCAACGGCTTTATGTGTATTGTTTTGGGGTTACTTTTTATATCAAGGTGTAATTGACCCGCTTGGAGGAATTAATACTCTATGGCCTCTGTTCGGTATTGCAAACCAAATGTTAGCAGCGATTGCCCTACTGCTCGGTACAACCATTCTCTATAAAATGGGCAAAAAAGCATATGTTTGGGTAACACTTCTTCCGACAACATGGCTGCTCATTGTTACTTTAACTGCAGGCTGGCAAAAATTATTTCATGAAAATCCAAAAATCAGTTTCCTTGCCCATGCTAAGATTTTTAAAGAGGCATATAACAATGGAAAAGTACTAGCACCTGCAACATCACCGGCACAAATGCAACAAGTTCTTATAAATGATTATGTTGATGCCACGCTATGTGCTATTTTTATGGCGGTTGTTATTGTAGTATTAATTTCTGCGATTAAGATTTGGTTTAAAATTATTAAAAACCACAAATTACCATTGCATGAGACACCACCAGTGCCTCGTGACGGAGGAGATTTGAAAAATTATGCTTAA
- a CDS encoding YbdD/YjiX family protein: protein MLNKLKEILSYRKQFLSLLVGVPSYETYVEHMKKHHPNDSVKSRKEFFCEAQEARYNAKGGKVSRCC, encoded by the coding sequence ATGCTTAATAAATTAAAAGAAATCCTTTCATACAGAAAGCAATTCCTCAGTCTTCTTGTCGGCGTTCCTAGCTATGAAACATACGTCGAGCATATGAAAAAGCACCATCCAAACGATTCTGTGAAATCTAGAAAAGAATTTTTCTGTGAAGCACAGGAAGCCCGTTACAACGCCAAAGGCGGTAAAGTCTCAAGATGCTGTTAA
- a CDS encoding alpha-amylase family glycosyl hydrolase codes for MKGKSRKIISFITLLVLFAQTIALGFINPIESNAAERVVTLVGNLQDELGGSGEWNPADASTRMTLQENGKYKLTGTLPAGNYEYKIAINGSWDENYGVDGVPGGDNYKLSLDKGKQVTFIYDDVTHKVSVPVELPDDQKPRIVGDIQPELNAGGEWAPGESTAILKDEDLDNIYTYSAQVPKGKHEFKLVLGNNWSAPAYPANNFVLNVVKDTIVTFFYNHDTKEVYTDYDPGLPDGNVQGDKLFHDTWDRSYRSPFGAVKAGDTVKIRLQAKKGDLTAARVQLKNYNTGNTIMVEMEYAGWVELNAAPVEFWEADIKPEEKGVYGYKFIARDGESQKEYGEDITEGGKGTTSDANASLFQLTVFDPAYKTPDWMKEAVVYQIFPDRFFNGNKKNDDAKDTARGDEPIEHQEWSELPDNPREATSEGYNGDEIWSNDFFGGDIAGVQKKLDYIQSLGVNTLYLNPIAYASSNHKYDATDYKEIDPMFGSPKEFEAFTKELKKRKMHLILDGVFNHVGDDSIYFDRYGKYETVGAYEYWSAIYDLVNKGVIEEEAKKQVEEKLKAEGQTFSPYGFHNWFNIENVKVDGVYKYQAWWGFDSLPEIKSIPGEAVDYPSELNNKQFANYMMYDDDSVAKSWLKRGATGWRLDVANEVDTEFWREFRNELKTGKKDEPLILGEIWDDASEYFLGDLYDSVMNYRFRGALIDYLKNGNAEGAENQLNAVYEDYPKEAFYSLMNLMGSHDTPRAAFVLGNGTDSFERAEYDKNYNHQLGIQRLKLAATLQMGYAGAPTVYYGDEAGVTGSKDPDDRRTYPWGNEDTELVKHYQSIGKVRNTYHDLFSYGDLNHLYAKGDVLAFSRSDKKNFAVVLTNRGTEEQTIELELEDLLINGVKLTDQLDRKYTTVSKDGKLSVTIPAMSGRMLVSDKGQNLKRQAAVTGLTIEEGSRSATLKWEGDAAKYAIYQTTISGAFYKKVKETSTNTVTIDGLDNGRNYYFAVAALDKNGNPSDKAATENAVIPHVELTDGNHQITNVTSIETGIIDLSKPQTVTANIFVQGETETGQMEGLQAKLEVKQPGNENWTTYKASYINQQESINAFSGNFLPLKEGNYEYRFAFSTDLGRNWITSETQEVRFTKGEDTIDPADKVTLDQPEQESGQVNLSWKLEGVNDPYMIALVRDGEIIDMLFDPTKQSYKDINVSNGKLYSYEVHVYDQAGNVVTSNAVAVTPELITVKVTFKVNAPAYTPQGINITMPGTKNGWNTGAWEMTRGGAVTNDYEYTIEAQEGEVLTYKYVKNGSWEQEGLADHTSLNPNDDDVSYYGYGATGTDLSIVVTNQGGNQMVVQDKILRWIDMPVVVTSHTDGQSVTADSITLQGNAIKDGILTINGEPVTIKDDMTFSYNIILKEGENKLTIHIEPSDENKSTIFKNDGGAIGKATKTIQMTIFKNL; via the coding sequence ATGAAGGGTAAATCGAGAAAGATTATAAGTTTCATAACTCTTTTGGTTTTATTTGCGCAAACGATTGCTCTTGGATTTATTAATCCAATTGAATCAAACGCCGCAGAACGTGTGGTAACGCTAGTGGGGAATCTACAGGATGAACTTGGCGGGTCAGGTGAATGGAATCCGGCTGATGCCTCAACAAGAATGACCCTTCAGGAAAATGGAAAGTACAAGCTGACAGGCACGCTTCCTGCAGGAAACTATGAATATAAAATTGCGATTAATGGTTCATGGGATGAAAACTATGGAGTAGACGGGGTTCCTGGCGGCGATAATTATAAGCTGTCTCTGGATAAGGGAAAACAAGTCACGTTTATTTATGATGATGTTACCCACAAAGTTTCTGTTCCTGTAGAGCTGCCAGACGACCAGAAACCAAGGATTGTAGGAGATATCCAGCCTGAGCTGAACGCTGGTGGAGAATGGGCGCCAGGTGAATCAACTGCTATTTTAAAGGATGAAGACCTCGACAACATTTACACTTATTCAGCACAAGTGCCGAAAGGAAAGCATGAATTTAAGCTTGTCCTTGGGAACAACTGGTCTGCTCCAGCGTATCCAGCCAATAACTTTGTTCTGAATGTAGTAAAAGACACGATAGTTACATTCTTCTATAACCATGATACAAAGGAAGTGTACACCGATTATGATCCTGGTTTGCCAGATGGAAATGTCCAAGGAGATAAGCTATTTCACGACACTTGGGATCGATCTTACAGGTCACCATTTGGGGCAGTAAAGGCAGGGGATACGGTCAAGATTCGACTCCAAGCGAAGAAAGGCGATTTAACCGCTGCAAGGGTTCAGCTAAAAAACTACAACACTGGTAATACCATCATGGTGGAAATGGAATATGCCGGATGGGTTGAGCTAAATGCTGCACCAGTAGAGTTTTGGGAAGCTGATATAAAGCCGGAAGAAAAGGGCGTTTATGGATATAAATTTATTGCACGTGACGGAGAATCTCAGAAGGAATACGGTGAAGATATTACTGAGGGTGGAAAAGGGACAACTTCTGATGCAAATGCTTCTCTATTCCAATTAACGGTTTTTGATCCAGCCTACAAAACGCCAGATTGGATGAAGGAAGCGGTCGTGTATCAGATTTTTCCGGATCGCTTTTTCAATGGAAATAAAAAAAATGACGATGCCAAAGATACAGCACGCGGTGATGAGCCAATTGAACATCAAGAATGGAGCGAACTTCCGGACAACCCTCGTGAAGCTACTTCCGAAGGCTATAATGGAGATGAAATTTGGTCCAACGATTTCTTCGGTGGTGACATTGCTGGAGTTCAAAAGAAACTCGATTACATTCAATCATTAGGGGTCAACACACTTTATCTAAACCCAATCGCTTATGCATCATCGAACCATAAGTACGATGCGACAGACTACAAGGAAATCGATCCAATGTTTGGTTCTCCAAAAGAATTTGAGGCTTTCACAAAAGAATTAAAGAAACGGAAAATGCATTTAATTTTAGATGGCGTGTTTAACCATGTCGGTGACGATTCCATCTATTTTGACCGTTATGGAAAATATGAAACGGTTGGTGCTTATGAATACTGGTCAGCGATTTATGACCTTGTCAATAAAGGAGTTATAGAAGAAGAGGCAAAGAAACAAGTGGAAGAAAAATTAAAGGCAGAAGGACAAACCTTTAGCCCATACGGTTTCCACAACTGGTTTAACATTGAAAATGTGAAGGTTGATGGAGTTTATAAATACCAGGCATGGTGGGGCTTTGATTCATTGCCGGAAATCAAATCGATTCCCGGAGAAGCGGTGGACTATCCATCAGAGTTAAATAATAAGCAGTTTGCTAACTACATGATGTACGATGATGATTCTGTTGCTAAATCGTGGCTGAAACGGGGTGCAACAGGCTGGCGTTTAGATGTTGCGAACGAGGTCGATACAGAATTTTGGCGCGAATTCCGTAATGAGCTTAAGACCGGAAAGAAAGATGAACCGCTGATTCTAGGTGAAATCTGGGATGATGCTTCTGAATATTTCCTTGGCGACTTATATGATTCCGTTATGAATTACCGATTCCGCGGTGCTCTTATCGATTACCTGAAAAATGGAAATGCCGAAGGGGCAGAAAATCAGTTGAATGCGGTATATGAAGATTATCCGAAAGAAGCATTTTACTCCCTGATGAACTTAATGGGCTCGCACGATACCCCTCGCGCAGCATTTGTATTAGGTAATGGAACCGACTCTTTTGAACGTGCAGAGTACGATAAAAATTACAACCATCAACTCGGAATTCAGCGCCTAAAGCTTGCCGCGACCCTGCAAATGGGTTATGCTGGTGCGCCGACTGTTTATTACGGCGATGAAGCGGGTGTTACAGGGTCGAAGGACCCCGATGACCGCAGAACTTATCCTTGGGGTAACGAGGACACAGAGCTTGTAAAACATTATCAATCAATTGGAAAAGTAAGAAATACCTATCATGACCTTTTCAGTTACGGTGATTTAAACCATCTTTATGCAAAAGGCGATGTGCTTGCTTTCTCCCGTTCAGACAAAAAGAACTTTGCGGTTGTTTTGACAAACAGAGGTACTGAAGAACAGACGATTGAACTCGAATTAGAAGATTTATTAATTAATGGTGTGAAATTAACAGATCAGCTTGATAGAAAGTACACAACTGTATCAAAAGATGGAAAGCTTTCAGTTACAATTCCAGCCATGAGCGGGCGCATGCTTGTGTCTGATAAGGGTCAAAATCTGAAACGTCAGGCTGCCGTCACGGGATTAACCATTGAAGAAGGGAGCCGCTCGGCCACTTTAAAGTGGGAAGGTGATGCAGCTAAGTATGCTATTTATCAAACAACGATTTCTGGCGCTTTTTATAAAAAAGTAAAGGAAACGTCCACGAATACGGTAACCATCGATGGTTTAGACAATGGCCGCAACTATTATTTTGCCGTAGCAGCACTTGATAAAAACGGGAATCCTTCTGATAAAGCAGCAACAGAGAATGCCGTTATTCCACATGTTGAGTTAACAGATGGAAATCACCAGATTACGAACGTAACATCAATTGAAACGGGGATCATTGACCTTTCGAAGCCGCAGACGGTCACAGCGAATATCTTTGTACAAGGTGAAACAGAAACTGGTCAGATGGAAGGTTTACAGGCAAAGCTTGAAGTAAAGCAACCTGGTAATGAAAACTGGACTACCTATAAGGCTTCTTATATCAATCAACAGGAATCCATAAATGCCTTTAGTGGAAATTTCCTGCCATTAAAAGAAGGTAACTATGAATATCGCTTTGCTTTTTCAACCGATCTTGGCCGAAACTGGATCACGAGTGAAACGCAGGAGGTACGTTTTACAAAAGGGGAAGATACGATTGATCCGGCTGATAAAGTAACGTTAGATCAGCCAGAGCAGGAATCGGGACAGGTCAATCTTTCATGGAAGCTGGAAGGTGTGAACGATCCCTATATGATTGCCTTAGTCCGCGATGGTGAAATCATCGATATGTTGTTTGATCCAACCAAGCAATCCTACAAAGATATCAATGTCTCGAATGGAAAGCTGTATTCCTACGAAGTACACGTGTATGATCAGGCTGGGAATGTAGTTACATCAAACGCTGTTGCCGTGACGCCTGAACTTATAACCGTTAAAGTGACCTTTAAAGTCAACGCACCAGCGTACACTCCACAGGGAATCAACATTACAATGCCAGGAACGAAAAATGGCTGGAATACGGGCGCGTGGGAAATGACACGCGGCGGCGCAGTCACAAATGATTATGAGTATACAATCGAAGCACAGGAAGGGGAAGTGCTTACTTACAAATACGTCAAAAATGGCTCTTGGGAGCAAGAAGGTTTAGCAGATCACACTTCATTAAACCCAAATGATGATGACGTAAGTTACTATGGTTACGGAGCAACGGGAACTGACCTTTCTATAGTCGTAACCAATCAAGGTGGTAACCAAATGGTGGTTCAAGATAAAATCCTTCGTTGGATTGATATGCCAGTGGTCGTGACTTCTCATACGGATGGGCAATCCGTCACAGCGGACAGCATCACCCTTCAGGGGAACGCCATTAAAGATGGAATTCTCACTATTAATGGCGAGCCAGTAACAATAAAAGACGACATGACCTTCTCCTATAATATTATTCTAAAAGAAGGAGAAAACAAATTGACCATCCATATCGAGCCATCAGACGAAAATAAATCAACTATCTTTAAAAATGATGGCGGTGCCATTGGCAAAGCTACGAAAACCATTCAAATGACGATTTTTAAAAATTTATGA
- the ltrA gene encoding group II intron reverse transcriptase/maturase, whose product MNLLEQILSNQNMNEAYLRVYKNKGASGVDGVTVEELKQYLRENKDELRQRIRTRKYQPQAALRVEIPKENGKMRKLGIPTVVDRVVQQAIHQALSPIFEKQFSEFSYGFRPKRSCEMAIIKSLEFLNDGHDWVVDIDLERFFDTVHHDKLMRIIANTIDDGDVISLIRKYLVSGVMVKGKYEETPVGTPQGGNLSPLLSNIMLNELDKELEKRGLRFVRYADDALIFVKSEAAANRVMKSIVRFIEGKLGLIVNVEKSKISRPKDLKFLGFGFYYDTKNKRYQVKPHLMSIQKFQRKLRKLTKRNWSVPLDFRILKLKQVILGWVNYFRISNMKKAMSEIDQKLRSRIRVIIWKQWKVPRKQIKSLIQLGIPEEEAKGLTFCRKGYRYIGLSKVVQRAISNKRLKQRGLPSASEHYLKVHTVI is encoded by the coding sequence GTGAACCTTTTAGAACAGATTCTAAGTAATCAAAATATGAATGAAGCTTACCTGCGTGTCTATAAAAATAAAGGTGCAAGTGGCGTCGATGGAGTAACAGTCGAAGAACTAAAGCAATATCTGAGAGAGAACAAGGATGAGTTACGTCAGCGCATCAGAACAAGAAAATACCAACCACAGGCTGCCTTAAGAGTGGAAATCCCAAAAGAAAATGGCAAGATGCGCAAGTTGGGAATACCAACAGTAGTGGATAGAGTAGTTCAACAAGCTATTCATCAAGCTCTCAGTCCGATATTTGAAAAGCAATTCAGTGAATTCAGTTACGGCTTTAGACCAAAAAGAAGCTGTGAGATGGCTATTATAAAAAGCTTGGAATTTCTGAATGATGGACACGATTGGGTGGTAGACATTGACCTCGAAAGATTCTTCGATACAGTCCATCACGATAAACTCATGCGAATTATCGCTAACACAATAGATGATGGTGATGTCATCTCGCTAATCAGAAAATACTTAGTAAGTGGAGTCATGGTGAAAGGGAAATATGAAGAAACACCAGTCGGGACTCCGCAAGGAGGGAACCTTAGCCCATTATTGAGTAATATTATGTTAAATGAACTCGATAAGGAACTAGAGAAAAGAGGGCTGAGGTTCGTGAGATACGCTGATGACGCTCTCATCTTTGTGAAGAGTGAGGCAGCAGCAAACAGAGTGATGAAATCAATCGTGAGATTTATAGAAGGAAAACTAGGATTAATAGTCAATGTGGAGAAGAGCAAAATATCTCGCCCAAAAGATTTAAAATTCTTAGGATTCGGGTTTTATTACGATACTAAAAACAAGAGGTATCAAGTAAAACCCCATCTTATGTCAATACAGAAGTTTCAAAGGAAGCTTCGAAAATTAACAAAGCGAAACTGGAGTGTTCCGCTAGACTTCCGAATTTTAAAACTGAAACAAGTCATACTTGGGTGGGTTAATTACTTTAGAATCTCAAATATGAAAAAAGCAATGAGTGAGATAGATCAGAAGCTTCGCTCCAGAATTAGAGTCATCATTTGGAAGCAATGGAAGGTACCTAGAAAACAAATTAAATCGCTTATTCAATTAGGGATTCCGGAGGAAGAAGCGAAAGGATTAACCTTCTGTCGAAAAGGTTACCGGTACATTGGACTATCAAAAGTTGTCCAAAGAGCAATCTCAAACAAAAGACTAAAGCAGAGGGGACTTCCCTCTGCTTCAGAACATTATCTAAAAGTACACACTGTAATATAA
- a CDS encoding LacI family DNA-binding transcriptional regulator → MAVTIKDVAKLANVAPSTVSRVIADSPRISEATKRKVNEAMGKLGYHPNLNARSLASQSTQTIGLVMPSSGDVVFQNPFFPTVLQGISEGAHEKKYALHMTTGKSEKETLEAVVEMVQGKRVDGMILLKSKVEDKIISYLLKRNFPFVLIGKPYKNVEEITHVDNDNFRAMQEATEHLIMQGHHQIAFIGGCLELVVTVERLLGYERALRNAGIELKNEYIIHEEFLREGGQEAVKELMSLENPPTALVVVDDFMALGVLNTLDELGISVPEDISIVSFNNVLLSEMVKPPLTSVDINIFNLGYQASKNLIQKIENSNEPIKRIIIPHKLIERSSCCHLKNK, encoded by the coding sequence ATAGCGGTTACAATTAAGGATGTTGCAAAGCTTGCGAATGTTGCTCCGTCAACAGTTTCAAGAGTGATTGCCGATAGTCCCAGAATTAGTGAAGCAACAAAGCGTAAAGTAAATGAAGCAATGGGAAAGCTCGGGTACCATCCAAACTTAAATGCAAGAAGTCTTGCGAGTCAATCGACACAAACCATTGGGCTTGTCATGCCGAGTTCAGGAGATGTCGTATTTCAGAATCCCTTTTTCCCAACCGTATTACAAGGAATTAGTGAAGGGGCACATGAAAAAAAATACGCTTTGCATATGACAACTGGAAAATCAGAAAAGGAAACACTTGAAGCAGTGGTTGAAATGGTTCAGGGAAAAAGAGTAGATGGGATGATTCTACTAAAATCTAAGGTGGAGGATAAAATTATCTCCTATTTACTAAAAAGAAATTTTCCATTTGTCCTTATTGGTAAACCTTATAAAAATGTAGAAGAAATTACCCATGTTGATAACGATAATTTTCGTGCCATGCAAGAAGCTACCGAACATTTAATCATGCAGGGCCATCATCAAATTGCCTTTATCGGTGGATGTCTTGAGCTTGTGGTAACGGTAGAGCGGTTACTTGGTTATGAACGGGCATTACGAAATGCTGGTATTGAATTGAAAAATGAATATATTATTCATGAAGAATTTTTACGTGAAGGCGGTCAAGAAGCTGTTAAGGAGCTCATGTCACTAGAAAATCCACCTACTGCCCTCGTGGTAGTTGACGACTTTATGGCTTTAGGTGTCTTGAATACACTAGATGAGTTAGGAATCAGCGTTCCAGAGGATATCTCCATTGTCAGCTTTAATAACGTACTTCTTTCAGAAATGGTGAAGCCCCCGTTAACATCTGTTGACATCAATATATTTAATCTTGGCTATCAAGCGTCAAAGAACTTGATTCAAAAGATTGAAAACAGTAACGAACCAATAAAGCGTATCATCATTCCCCATAAATTAATTGAAAGATCATCATGCTGCCATCTAAAAAACAAGTAA